Proteins encoded together in one Mus pahari chromosome 9, PAHARI_EIJ_v1.1, whole genome shotgun sequence window:
- the Mknk2 gene encoding MAP kinase-interacting serine/threonine-protein kinase 2 — MVQKRTAELQGFHRSFKGQNPFELAFSLDPAQHGDSDFSPQCEARPDMPSSQPIDIPDAKKRGRKKKRCRATDSFSGRFEDVYQLQEDVLGEGAHARVQTCVNLITNQEYAVKIIEKQLGHIRSRVFREVEMLYQCQGHRNVLELIEFFEEEDRFYLVFEKMRGGSILSHIHRRRHFNELEASVVVQDVASALDFLHNKGIAHRDLKPENILCEHPNQVSPVKICDFDLGSGIKLNGDCSPISTPELLTPCGSAEYMAPEVVEAFSEEASIYDKRCDLWSLGVILYILLSGYPPFVGHCGSDCGWDRGEACPACQNMLFESIQEGKYEFPDKDWSHISFAAKDLISKLLVRDAKQRLSAAQVLQHPWVQGCAPENTLPTPLVLQRNSCAKDLTSFAAEAIAMNRQLAQCEEDAGQDQPVVIRATSRCLQLSPPSQSKLAQRRQRASLSATPVVLVGDRA, encoded by the exons ATGGTGCAGAAGAGAACAGCCGAACTTCAGGGCTTCCACCGTTCGTTCAAG GGGCAGAATCCTTTCGAGCTGGCCTTCTCCTTAGACCCCGCCCAGCACGGGGACTCTGACTTCAGCCCACAGTGTGAAGCCCGACCTG ACATGCCTTCCAGCCAGCCCATTGACAtcccagatgccaagaagagAGGCCGGAAAAAGAAGCGCTGTCGTGCTACTGACAGCTTCTCAGGCAGGTTTGAAG ATGTCTACCAGCTGCAGGAGGATGTGCTGGGGGAAGGTGCCCACGCCCGTGTGCAGACCTGTGTCAATCTCATCACCAACCAGGAATATGCTGTCAAG ATCATTGAGAAGCAGCTGGGCCACATCCGCAGCAGGGTGTTCCGGGAGGTGGAGATGCTGTACCAGTGCCAGGGACATAG GAATGTTCTGGAGCTGATCGAGTTCTTTGAGGAGGAGGACCGTTTCTACCTGGTGTTTGAGAAGATGCGTGGTG GATCCATCCTAAGCCACATCCACAGAAGGCGCCACTTTAACGAGCTGGAGGCCAGCGTGGTGGTACAGGACGTGGCCAGTGCCCTGGACTTCCTGCATAACAAAG GCATTGCCCACAGGGACCTAAAGCCAGAGAACATCCTGTGTGAGCACCCCAACCAG GTCTCGCCAGTGAAGATCTGTGACTTCGACCTTGGCAGTGGTATCAAACTCAATGGAGACTGCTCCCCCATCTCTACGCCAGAGCTGCTCACCCCG tgTGGGTCAGCCGAGTACATGGCCCCAGAGGTGGTGGAGGCCTTCAGTGAGGAGGCCAGCATCTACGACAAGCGCTGTGACCTGTGGAGCCTGGGCGTCATCCTCTACATCCTGCTTAGTGGCTACCCTCCCTTTGTGGGCCACTGTGGCAGCGACTGTGGCTGGGACCGCGGGGAGGCCTGCCCTGCCTGCCAG AACATGCTGTTTGAGAGCATCCAGGAGGGGAAGTATGAGTTCCCCGACAAGGACTGGTCCCATATCTCCTTCGCTGCCAAAGACCTCATCTCCAAGCTTCTGGTCCGAGATGCCAAGCAGAGGCTGAGCGCTGCCCAAGTCCTTCAGCACCCCTGGGTGCAGGGG TGTGCCCCAGAGAACACCCTACCAACACCCTTGGTTCTGCAGAG GAACAGCTGTGCCAAAGACCTCACGTCCTTTGCGGCTGAGGCCATCGCCATGAACCGGCAGCTGGCCCAGTGTGAGGAAGACGCTGGGCAGGACCAGCCTGTGGTCATCCGAGCTACCTCACGCTGCCTGCAGCTGTCCCCACCCTCCCAATCCAAGCTGGCCCAGCGGCGCCAGAGGGCTAGCCTATCGGCCACCCCTGTGGTCCTCGTGGGGGATCGCGCATGA
- the Mob3a gene encoding MOB kinase activator 3A, whose amino-acid sequence MSNPFLKQVFNKDKTFRPKRKFEPGTQRFELHKRAQASLNAGLDLRLAVQLPPGEDLNDWVAVHVVDFFNRVNLIYGTISDGCTEQSCPVMSGGPKYEYRWQDEQRFRKPTALSAPRYMDLLMDWIEVQINNEDIFPTNVGTPFPKTFLQAVRKILSRLFRVFVHVYIHHFDRIAQMGSEAHVNTCYKHFYYFVTEFSLIDPKELEPLKEMTSRMCH is encoded by the exons ATGTCAAACCCATTCCTTAAACAAGTGTTCAACAAGGACAAGACATTCAGGCCCAAACGCAAGTTCGAGCCTGGCACACAACGCTTCGAACTACACAAGCGTGCGCAGGCGTCTCTCAACGCGGGCCTGGACCTGCGGCTGGCTGTGCAGCTGCCACCGGGCGAGGATCTCAACGACTGGGTGGCCGTGCACGTGGTGGACTTCTTCAATCGAGTCAACCTCATCTATGGCACCATCAGCGATGGCTGCACCGAACAGTCGTGCCCAGTCATGTCCGGGGGCCCCAAGTACGAGTACCGCTGGCAGGACGAGCAACGCTTCCGGAAGCCCACAGCGCTGTCAGCACCCCGCTACATGGACCTGCTTATGGACTGGATAGAGGTGCAGATCAACAACGAGGACATCTTCCCCACTAATGTTG GCACACCATTCCCCAAGACCTTCCTGCAGGCAGTGCGCAAGATCCTGTCAAGGCTGTTCCGCGTGTTCGTGCATGTGTACATCCACCATTTCGACCGCATCGCCCAGATGGGCTCCGAGGCGCATGTCAACACCTGCTACAAGCACTTCTATTACTTTGTCACCGAGTTCAGCCTCATCGACCCCAAAGAGCTGGAGCCCCTG AAGGAGATGACATCACGGATGTGTCACTGA
- the Izumo4 gene encoding izumo sperm-egg fusion protein 4 isoform X1: protein MFGHGALGQAMALLLFLGMTAALARGCLQCDPNFAEKFSFYRHHVNLKSWWVGDIPVSGMLLSDWIQNTMKELHLAIPAEITRKKLYQVAEAVYQRMDQLYQGKMYFPGYFPNELRAIFREQVRLIQNAIIESRIDCQRHCGIFQYETISCSNCTDSHVICFGYYCKSSAQWESAVQGLLKYLNTWHKQDEKMRTTPAFLSPNIKCLEPQHLVNLTLENASKCLTQH from the exons ATGTTTGGGCACGGCGCGCTGGGCCAGGCCATGGCCCTGCTGTTGTTCCTGGGCATGACAGCGGCGCTGGCCCGGGGCTGCCTGCAGTGCGACCCCAATTTCGCGGAGAAGTTCTCCTTCTACCGTCACCACGTGAACCTCAAGTCGTGGTGGGTGGGTGACATTCCTGTGTCGGGGATGCTGCTCTCCGATTGGATCCAGAACACGATGAAGGAGCTCCATCTGGCCATTCCCGCCGAGATCA CCCGGAAGAAGCTATATCAAGTGGCAGAAGCCGTGTACCAGAGGATGGACCAGCTGTACCAGGGGAAGATGTACTTCCcag GGTATTTCCCCAATGAGCTGCGGGCCATCTTCCGGGAGCAAGTGCGCCTCATCCAGAACGCCATCATAGAGA gtCGCATTGACTGTCAGCGTCACTGTG GCATCTTCCAGTATGAGACCATCTCCTGCAGCAACTGCACAGACTCCCACGTCATCTGCTTTGGCTACTACTGCAA gtcatCGGCACAATGGGAGTCAGCTGTACAGGGCCTTCTGAAATACTT AAACACCTGGCACAA ACAGGATGAAAAGATGAG AACCACCCCAGCCTT CCTTTCACCAAACATAAAGTGTCTGGAACCTCAGCATCTGGTCAACCTGACCTTGGAAAATGCCTCTAAGTGTCTGACCCAGCACTGA
- the Izumo4 gene encoding izumo sperm-egg fusion protein 4 isoform X3 has translation MTAALARGCLQCDPNFAEKFSFYRHHVNLKSWWVGDIPVSGMLLSDWIQNTMKELHLAIPAEITRKKLYQVAEAVYQRMDQLYQGKMYFPGRIDCQRHCGIFQYETISCSNCTDSHVICFGYYCKSSAQWESAVQGLLKYLNTWHKQDEKMRTTPAFLSPNIKCLEPQHLVNLTLENASKCLTQH, from the exons ATGACAGCGGCGCTGGCCCGGGGCTGCCTGCAGTGCGACCCCAATTTCGCGGAGAAGTTCTCCTTCTACCGTCACCACGTGAACCTCAAGTCGTGGTGGGTGGGTGACATTCCTGTGTCGGGGATGCTGCTCTCCGATTGGATCCAGAACACGATGAAGGAGCTCCATCTGGCCATTCCCGCCGAGATCA CCCGGAAGAAGCTATATCAAGTGGCAGAAGCCGTGTACCAGAGGATGGACCAGCTGTACCAGGGGAAGATGTACTTCCcag gtCGCATTGACTGTCAGCGTCACTGTG GCATCTTCCAGTATGAGACCATCTCCTGCAGCAACTGCACAGACTCCCACGTCATCTGCTTTGGCTACTACTGCAA gtcatCGGCACAATGGGAGTCAGCTGTACAGGGCCTTCTGAAATACTT AAACACCTGGCACAA ACAGGATGAAAAGATGAG AACCACCCCAGCCTT CCTTTCACCAAACATAAAGTGTCTGGAACCTCAGCATCTGGTCAACCTGACCTTGGAAAATGCCTCTAAGTGTCTGACCCAGCACTGA
- the Izumo4 gene encoding izumo sperm-egg fusion protein 4 isoform X2 → MTAALARGCLQCDPNFAEKFSFYRHHVNLKSWWVGDIPVSGMLLSDWIQNTMKELHLAIPAEITRKKLYQVAEAVYQRMDQLYQGKMYFPGYFPNELRAIFREQVRLIQNAIIESRIDCQRHCGIFQYETISCSNCTDSHVICFGYYCKQDEKMRTTPAFLSPNIKCLEPQHLVNLTLENASKCLTQH, encoded by the exons ATGACAGCGGCGCTGGCCCGGGGCTGCCTGCAGTGCGACCCCAATTTCGCGGAGAAGTTCTCCTTCTACCGTCACCACGTGAACCTCAAGTCGTGGTGGGTGGGTGACATTCCTGTGTCGGGGATGCTGCTCTCCGATTGGATCCAGAACACGATGAAGGAGCTCCATCTGGCCATTCCCGCCGAGATCA CCCGGAAGAAGCTATATCAAGTGGCAGAAGCCGTGTACCAGAGGATGGACCAGCTGTACCAGGGGAAGATGTACTTCCcag GGTATTTCCCCAATGAGCTGCGGGCCATCTTCCGGGAGCAAGTGCGCCTCATCCAGAACGCCATCATAGAGA gtCGCATTGACTGTCAGCGTCACTGTG GCATCTTCCAGTATGAGACCATCTCCTGCAGCAACTGCACAGACTCCCACGTCATCTGCTTTGGCTACTACTGCAA ACAGGATGAAAAGATGAG AACCACCCCAGCCTT CCTTTCACCAAACATAAAGTGTCTGGAACCTCAGCATCTGGTCAACCTGACCTTGGAAAATGCCTCTAAGTGTCTGACCCAGCACTGA